The nucleotide window tttgtattgatcatatgttttaatttattgtctATCCTGGCAATTCTGGAACTGTATTACCTACTCTAACAATATTGTGGTTTGTGAATTTGATAAGCTGTAATAGAGAATTACCATTTTCATCTATAAATTCCCTGTGCTGTCCAACCTTTAAGTAATTATGGAATGTTCAAACGTAAACTGTCAAATTACTGGCAATGATCGTATGGTATCCTGCTGGCTATGCGTTGGGTGCTATCACTTGAAGTGCAGTGGCCTAAAAGCACGTGATGCTGATTCTCTAGCTGACCCTCAAAAATCCCTGCACTGGACTTGTccaaattgcaaaaatattagtgttgaattttataatcTTTTTAAAAGTTCTAAAGATGAATTTGACAAGATCAATAAGGAATTTCTGTTGCTGCAAACTAAACTCATTAAATATGGCGAATTATTTACCAAATACTCAAATCTGGAAAAATTTACATCTTCAGCTAATATTTTATCTCCTAAACGCAAGAAGACGAACTCTGGATCTGTACCACCGTATATCACCTGCTCAAAAGCTGCCGGTTCTACATCCTCGTCTGatgttgatacaaattttcCTCCAGGAAATACAAACCTGAACATTAATCCCAGTTTCCCCGTTGAAGAAAATGTCATTACATCAGAAATTTACCCCCGTTCTCCTTTGGAATCTACAACTATGAATATGATGGATATTAATACAGGAACAACGTTTATCCCTGTTACTTCTGCAATTCAGCCAGTTGTTATTCACCCTGCTCAGAACTCTACTAACATCCATCCTCTTAGAGTTATACCAcctaaaaaaactatttgtatcTCCCGTTTTGCTTTTGATACTTCAATTGACGATATTGAATATTATATCAAAACCAAATTGAATCTTGATGTTGAAATGGTGATCTATAAGTTTAAATATTCTCAGCCGAGAACTATTgcatcatttaaaattatggtacCTCCCGAAATCTTTGACCATTTAATAGATCCTAGATTTTGGCCTGATAATGCATTGATTCGTGAATATGTTTACAGAGACAACCAAAGATCAGCTAATACTGTTCATTTGCCCTCCCGCTcaactaatttttcaaaaaactgatcAACAACTATGATActcaattaaatattatatatcaaaatgTAAATGGTATTAAATCTAAACTCTCTAACTTGTATATTGATAGTTTTGATCTAAATCATCAAATCCTTGTATTTTCCGAAACATGGCTCAAcagcaatattttaaattctgaaattttttgcaataaatatataatttttagacGTGACAGAGTTACTTATACTACTGGTGGTGGAGTTTTGATTGCTGTGTCTAAATGTTTGGAGACCATTGAAATTGACAACATTCCGTTAAACAATGTTGAATTTATTGcagtcaaaataaaattaaaccgtAAACACATTTTCGTTACATGTTCCTATATTCCTCCAAATTCAGATCAAATAACCTATCTTCAACACTTCTCTGCAATAAAATCTGTCGTTAATTCGATTAGCCCCGAAGACTTGG belongs to Calliphora vicina chromosome 4, idCalVici1.1, whole genome shotgun sequence and includes:
- the LOC135958453 gene encoding uncharacterized protein LOC135958453, encoding MECSNVNCQITGNDRMVSCWLCVGCYHLKCSGLKARDADSLADPQKSLHWTCPNCKNISVEFYNLFKSSKDEFDKINKEFLLLQTKLIKYGELFTKYSNLEKFTSSANILSPKRKKTNSGSVPPYITCSKAAGSTSSSDVDTNFPPGNTNLNINPSFPVEENVITSEIYPRSPLESTTMNMMDINTGTTFIPVTSAIQPVVIHPAQNSTNIHPLRVIPPKKTICISRFAFDTSIDDIEYYIKTKLNLDVEMVIYKFKYSQPRTIASFKIMVPPEIFDHLIDPRFWPDNALIREYVYRDNQRSANTVHLPSRSTNFSKN